In the Synechococcus sp. MU1643 genome, CCCCTAACGGACCTGCTTCTACGGGGACTGCGCATTGGGGCCAGCACCATCGCCCTGGTTGAACTGCTGCGCAGCGATTGGATCGGAGGAGGCCTCGCCAGCCTGGCCTGGCTTGTCTTCGTTCAGGTGGAGCGTCGGCGAGCGCCGCTCAAGCCTCCGTCCTGAGGATCGAATCGATGCAATTTGGGTGCTGACGGATGTAATCGTTGAACTCCATGGCCAGCAGACGCGCTTCAAACGCATCCGTGGCGTAAAAGCAGGATTCCAGCTTTTCTCCGTTGGATGTCTTGTGGCGGACGGTGTAAGCAGCCCGTCCCTGAGTAATGCTGGCCATGGGCCGATGAATCAGTCGCTTCAAGCTGGCACTCCTGCCAGGTGGAATTCCATAACCATTCGTTCATGTTTGCGTTTCAACGCTTCGTGAAGCTGTTTGAAGCAACTGACAGTCCCCCTGAAAGCTGCTCTGCCCGCATCCTTCTGCCCATGGCCTCCTGTTCTCTGTCCTTCAACGTTGCTGTGGCCTCACTCTTGTCCCTGAGTGCATTGCCTGCTCTGGCGGAATGGCAGCCGATGCAGGAGCCGGCGGTTTGGCAATCGCGTCGCGGCGAGCTGCTGCCCGGCGACGGCTGGATCTTCATGGAGGCCCTCGACACTCCCGCGCTCAAGGCGGCTGAATACATCCGGGCCCCAAAAACCGTGGACGGTGCCGTTGAGGTGGAGGCAGGCCTGTTAATTCAGCGCCCTGGCCAGGATCAGTGGAGCCAACGGGTTCTGCCGATGCGTGCCAACTGCGCCAACGGTCAGCTGGAGCAACGCCGGGCCGATGGTTCCTGGACCGTCTACCCCGGACGCGATGGAACCGTGGTTAAGGTCCGCTGGATTTGCGCAATGCGATGAGTCGGCCTGCTTTTCGCTACGAAGAACCGGAACGCTTCGGCGAGTCGCTCACCACGGCACGTCCTTGGAACCGGTCAGCTCTGACCGATGTGGAGCGTCTCAATGGCCGGGTAGCCATGCTCGGTTTCGCGGCTGCCGTGGTGTTTGAAAAGACCACAGGCTTGGGAATTGCGGGTCAGCTTGGTGCAGTTCTGCACTGGTACCTGCAGTTGGGTTGATCGATGACGGTTGTTCCTGTTCTCAAGGACTCCCAACGCTTCAAGTTGGATGCCACCGATGACGCGATCTTTTACAGCGAGCCTCGTTTCGTTCACCACCTGGATGCGGGTTTTCGGGCTCGGCTGACCGCTCTATACCGCGAGCGCATTCCGCCCTGTGCCCAGGTGCTTGATCTGATGAGCAGTTGGGTCAGCCACCTGCCGGAAGACATCAGTTACGACAAGGTGATTGGCCATGGTCTCAATGGAGATGAGCTGAGCGCCAACCCCCGATTGGATCGGCATTGGGTTCAGAACCTCAACCGCGACCAAACCCTCCCGGTTGAGGACGCTTCGATCGATGCCACCCTGATCGTGGCCGGTTGGCAGTACCTGCAACAGCCCGAGCTGATCGCTGCTGAGCTGTTGCGGATCACCCGTCCCCGGGGCCAGGTGATCGTGGCGTTTTCGAATCGAATGTTCTTCACCAAGGCTCCGCAGGTCTGGACCGATGGTGATAACGGCGATCACCTCCGCTATGTCGCTGAGGTGTTGATGGCCCAGGGCTGGCCCCAGCCAGAGATAGTTGCTGAAGACACCCGCGCCGAAGGTGTGATGGGATTGTTCGGTGGCAAGGGAGATCCTTTCTTTGCCGTTATGACGGAGAAACCTCTCCAGTAATTCCTCGTCTTTCCTTCGAATTCAAGGGATGGACGCTGGCCTCAATTGCGGCAGCGTTAGGCGAGAACCAGGACTTCCATGAGCTTTACCCTTCCGGGTCTTCTCCCCTGGCGCTTCAGGATCGTGTTGATCGGTCAGCAGGTTGTTCTCGAGGCTTCCTCCGAGGATCAACAGCTGAGCACGGTTCTTGAGCCTGGTGGAAGTCGCATTCGTCGTGGCTACGACCTGATCAAGGCCCCGCAATGCGCGCTGATCAGGTGATCAGCACAGCTCGTCTCACCCAGCCCATCGTCATCTTCGGTGGCTTTCTCATGCGCCAAGGATGGCAGCGGTTCAGACCCTTGGAACGATGTGACTCACTAGGTCGGCGTTGACCCAGTTGATGGCAGCGCTTTCAGCTCTTGCCCTCAGGGAGGCGAGAGCTCTTTGGCTTCGCCCAGATACCTCTAATTCCAAGGACCAAAAGAGCGATGGGTGCGGCTACCCACGCAATCGCCATCGGAACCAAAACACCCATTCCCAGCCAAACCGGGGTGGTTGTACCGAATTGGGAAAACAACCCGTCCAGCATTTGCCCGACAAACCTTGCTCCAAACAGCCCTAGGAAGCCGTAAGGCACGAGAGACACGGCAAAGAACGCCGTCAACACAACGCTTAGAAGGAATTTCCCGAGCTCTGTCATGCGCTAATGATGGCAGCGATCCAGGTGCCGAAGGGAGTGGTGACAAGGAGTTATTTCATCTCAATGCCGTGAGGCACCCAACCTTTTTTCTGAGCCCTAGCGATTTTCACTCTGACTTGAGTCTCAGGGATTTGGAGGCTCCCGCTAATTTTCAGGCAGTCGATATGGCCCAACTCTCTGTTGGACTTCAAGGCTGCCTCTGAAAGGGCTTGAAGTTTGTCCAGACGTTTCTGTCCATCAATCCAGAGGTAGGCCCCAACTCCGCCAAACATGGCGAGACCTGGAAGTGCCTCAATGTCTCCTTGGGGGTCGTCATCCACTAGGCAGCCCAACAGCCCTAGGGCCATCAAGGCAACCAAGACCTGTCCCCAAGTGCGCATTGCTTTGATTGCGACGTGCACCAAGGATGGCAGCTGCTTAGACCTTTGGAACGATGTGCGTTACCAGGTCAGCGTTCACCCAGTTGATGACGCCGGTATCGACATCAGCCACCTGGAACAACGTTGGAACCTTTGGGTTCCTGGCACCGCCATCGACCCAGAGGACATCAGCCATCCGCCAGGCACCTTCTGTGTCACTGACGATCACAGTCATTCCGGCTTTGACGTGCAGAAAGACGGGGTCTGACTTGGGCGCTGCAACAGCGCTTGCATGATCAACCGACATACATCACTCTAAGTACATCTGTATTACTACTGGTGGTACGGCGAGGTCAACTGCGTGTAGAGAACGCTGACCTGACTCCCCGCATCGCCTCAGGGAGTCAGTGCAGTGATCAGCGCCCAATGGTCATTGGAGAACCCATTGGATGGAGGCTGCAGGAACCCTCCGAAGACACAATCACCCCGGCCACTGACTTGTTGCCGCATTAATGAAGTGCTGGCAGCGACCAAATGAGCCACTCCAATGATTCGACAACCTGGAGGCCGGAAGAAAACAGAAGGCTTCGGGAGACCGTTCGAATGGCAGGCGCATGTTGACCCTGCAGACCCAGGGGGTTCTGCAGCTGGGAGTCGAGGACCACTTGGCCTCCTCCCACACCAATGGGGATCGAGGTCCACTAGGCCTCTCCCCAAGCCATTAAGCGTTCGATTTTCGAGGTGCTGCGGAGCTACATGGTGAGCTTCGCCATGGCGGCTCTGAGGTCTGTTGCTGTCATCCAGCGCTGGTATCGCTGCTCGTGCATCTGCAGGGAGTGCCCCATGCTCTGGGCGCAAAGGCTCTGGTTCACGTTGGCCTCGATGGACCGCACGGCCCAGCGGTGCCGCATGTCGTAGATATCGAATCGATAGTCGTCTCCGAAAACCTCGGCGATGGTCTCCTTGTAGATCTGCGCCTGGCGGGCGCCGCGCCATGCAGCCACCCATCTCTCGCTGTCAGCGGAGTCGAACTGGTTAGGCTTGATCCACCTGGCCTCCTCTAGCGGCCCCGTGGGGATCTCCACCTCATGAAGAGTCCAGCGGTCGATCCATTCCTTCGGATAAGCGAAGCAGGTTCGGGGCGTTGGCAGGCGCAGCTTCTCCTTGATTGAGAGGCACTCGGCGGTGCCGTCCCGATGCAGCTGAAGGCTGGGCACCTCGCCGGGTCTGCAGCCAAATGTCGCCATCGCTGCGAGGCACCATCCCCACTTCGTGGGCCTGATGACATCAATGAGTTGCACCAGCTGCTCATCGGTCGGCAGCTCTCGCTCCTGGGGCTTGTAGTTGCCCCGCAGCATGCGGAGTTGTTCGCTGCCCTCCACCCCTGACTTCTTCAGCAGCCGCTCGAACTGCATGCAGGTCATCTGCCTTGTCCTGCTGTCCGGTTCCGTTGTTTCCAGCAGGATCTGCTGCAGAAGACCGAGGCTCAGGACACCGTTGGCGGGCAAGCGGTTGAGGATCATCTGGTATCGCTGCCAGGTGAGCTCGGTGTTGGGCAGTCGCTTCCGGGTCTGCCAGTAGTCCTTCTCAAATGTCGCGATCGCTTCTGCGACGGTGACGGGCTTCTCAGGGATTGCCTGGCCCGGCTGATGCTTTGCCCGCAGCACCACCGTGGTGGGATCGATCCCTTCGCTGATCGCTTGGTGCATAGCGGTGGCGATCTGCTCCGCTTCGATCAATCCGCCCGGCGTTGCAGGGCAACCGAGGCCGGCCTTCCGCTGTTTCCTCACCCCTGCTGCATCAGTCCAGGTGCCTCTGACACCGATGGTTCCCCTGCCGGGCACGACATACAGCGTCAGCTTTGCCCCGCGATTACGCAGGGCTTGGTTAGTAGTGGTGAGGTCCAGGTCCAACTGGGCTGACTCTCGGTGGCTTATTTGGAGATTTGGCGGGAAATGGGCCTGATTTGGGCCTAATTTCTTGCCAGCATCATCCCGCATAATCCGGAAGCTGGCCACCACTTACTCATCGCCCAACCGCTCAAAACCGTTGTCAGAACTGAAGAAACTAGATCCTAAAACGGTTTCGCTGGATCAGCCCGTAGTGATCCTCGGTGGCTTTCTTATCACGAAAGAGGCCTATCGCCCGCTCTCTGATTGGATTCATCAAGCCACTGGTGCTGCAGTGCGCATCGTGCCTGCGTCCAAATTGGATTGGCTGGCCACCAGCTGGGGCTTCGGTTGGTGTCGCCTGCTTGATCGCGTTGATACCGCTGTGCGCGAGCTTCAAACCCAGTCGCCCACCGGGCGAGTCACTTTGATTGGTCACAGTTCCGGTGGGGTGATGTTGCGTCCCTATCTGGCCGATACGAGCTTTCTGGGACGTCGATTCAACGGTGCAGCCCGATGCAATCGCCTGATCACTCTCGGCAGTCCCCATCAGGCTCTGCGTGCCACACCGATGCGGGCTCGCGTGGATCGTGAGTTTCCGGGTTGCCCTGAAGCCGATCGGGTGGATTACGTCGCGGTTGCGGGTCGGCTGGATCCTCTGGGAGCGAATGCGTCAAGCTTCTCGAGGCGCAGCTCTGCCCGCAGCTATCGCCAGATCATGGACGACCCGGATCTGGAGGGGGATGGCCTGGTGCCAATTTCATCAGCCCTGTTGCGGGATGCCCGTTGGATTGAGCTTGCCGATACGGCCCACGGCGGATTGTTCGGCCAAAGCTGGTACGGCTCCACCGATCGCATCGTGCGCTGGTGGTCGCTTTTGGGTGACTGAGCCAAGCAATCAGTCATTGTGGCCTGCTTCGGCGATCAGCTCGTGCAGGAATCGAAAGGGTTTGGGGGTGAGGCCAGCTCGGCCAAACGTAAAGCCAGCAAAAAGCGCAAGCCAGGCACTTCAAACCATCGCCGCGATCAATGTCCGATGGGGCGCGATCCTGGCCTTGAGGCGATTCAGGCCAGGCAGTGCCTTGGCTTGCCGCTGACCGGGCGGTTGACCGTTGCCCAGGTGAAGCGGGCCCACAAACTTCTGGCTGTTCAACATCATCCGGACAAAGGAGGAGAACCTGACGTAATGACGCGGTTCAACACAGCCCGCGATGTGCTGCTTGAGCCTGAGATGGAGATGCTTGCTGCCTGACGCCCTTTGAGGTGCGTCAGCTACGGCTGCTGCGACCCAGCACCAACAAGGTGATCAGCATCAGACCACTGAGGCTCACCACGGTGTAAATCCAATCGGCGTATGGCGTCCAGAACAGTCCCGCAACGGGGGCTGTCATCGGTCCCAGACCAGCAGGAGCACCACAAACAACGCTCCGAACACGAGGAAGGGGGTGAGCAGCGTCAGCAGAGACTGTGTTTCGATCGTTCTGATTGCAGCAGGCGGATCATCCGGCGGTCTGTTTTGATCTGTCAAATCTCCGTTATTGACTGAGATTGAGGCCAGAGCTCGCGGCCAATCCACCTTCACCGGGATCGAGCAGTGGGATGAACAACCGTCAGCGTCAACTCTTCATCGCTTTCTCGGCCTCGATGGGGCTGGGTTTGCTTGGCGGCTTGGCGTTCAACGTCACGTCTCAACTGATCCGGCCGGGCCTGGGTCCGGCATCCCCAGAAGGGCCTGTACTTAAAGGTCCTGCGTTGCCTGAGCAGAAAATCGATTCTGGCTGTTTCGTTCCTCCTGGAGGCGGCCCGGCTGTCACGAAGAACTTCCAGCCCTGTTGATTGCATTGTCGGGAAAGGTTTTAGGCAAAGTCTTCAAAAGAAAAAGTTAAAAAGTGCCGTGGTGATACCCAAAATTGTATCGATTGTTCGCTCCGATACCGAAACTCAAGGCTCCAGAAGGTGATTGTTTGGACTTCTTCCAGTCAACGCATGAAAAGCGATCAGCGTCTCAGCTATCTGCACTTAATGAACAAAGCTGCTGAATCTGAAGACAGGCAGAGCTACTTCTATTACCTCAAGCTGGCTGAACAAACACTGCAACGCCAGGATCCCGACGAACTCTGGAAGCCTGCAGCTTGATTCAGCGAATCATGTTGGCCTTGAAAAAACCGAATCCAAGGCCGAAGGATGAGGATTGATCGCGGTGCAGTGTGACTGAAACATCGAAATCGAGAAGATCTGACTGTTCGATGTCCTCACGCTTCAAGTTGTAAGCGTTGTCAGCTTCAAAGCGATCGAGGATTGCTTCGCGATGGGTCTCTAGATAACCCACCACCTGCTTCAGCACATGGTCGCGCCAGGCTTCGCTTGCGTCTTTGCCGAATCGATCAGACATGGTGGATTGATCTGTGTCTACAGATTGAACCCGAAACCGCCACTGCCCCGCTTTCCGTGGTGATACGGGTGAACCGGAACCATCCAGGGCACAGGTAAACCCATGGGGCCGTGCACCGGGGAATAGCTGCGGTAAATCGGACGGACGAGGCGGCGACGGATATGCCGATCGCACTTCTGTAGCCCCTCCTGTGGCCCTTGTCGTAGGCCTTTTGCTTCTTGTGGGAGTGGCGATTGTGGTGGTGGTGATCGAGATGGGCTTCAGCTGCAGGACTCAGGCCGATTCCGGTGACCCCCACGAAAAGCATGGCGGTGCCGAGACGTTGAACAAGTCTCGTGGTTGTTCAGTTGACTAAAAATTTGTATTGCGGCTCCACCTGCAAACCATGTCAGCTTTCCGGTCAAGTGTGACTGGATGCTGCTTTGGGCCGTGATTGCCTATTCGGTGTCTGTGCTTTGTTCGAGCACGAATCGCAACGCCCATAGTCCGGCATAGGAGCCCGTCAGAACGAGGAGGATCAGGATCAGCACGACACATCCTCAATGTGGGGTTTGTTGTAGCTGACCTGTGTTTGTTCTGTGGTCAGATCGTCCAGTAGCCGTACCAATCGGGATGGGCTGGGATGTCATCGACTTGGGGATCCGCGA is a window encoding:
- a CDS encoding chlorophyll a/b-binding protein, producing MSRPAFRYEEPERFGESLTTARPWNRSALTDVERLNGRVAMLGFAAAVVFEKTTGLGIAGQLGAVLHWYLQLG
- a CDS encoding methyltransferase domain-containing protein; this encodes MTVVPVLKDSQRFKLDATDDAIFYSEPRFVHHLDAGFRARLTALYRERIPPCAQVLDLMSSWVSHLPEDISYDKVIGHGLNGDELSANPRLDRHWVQNLNRDQTLPVEDASIDATLIVAGWQYLQQPELIAAELLRITRPRGQVIVAFSNRMFFTKAPQVWTDGDNGDHLRYVAEVLMAQGWPQPEIVAEDTRAEGVMGLFGGKGDPFFAVMTEKPLQ
- a CDS encoding DUF3104 domain-containing protein gives rise to the protein MSVDHASAVAAPKSDPVFLHVKAGMTVIVSDTEGAWRMADVLWVDGGARNPKVPTLFQVADVDTGVINWVNADLVTHIVPKV
- a CDS encoding triacylglycerol lipase is translated as MKKLDPKTVSLDQPVVILGGFLITKEAYRPLSDWIHQATGAAVRIVPASKLDWLATSWGFGWCRLLDRVDTAVRELQTQSPTGRVTLIGHSSGGVMLRPYLADTSFLGRRFNGAARCNRLITLGSPHQALRATPMRARVDREFPGCPEADRVDYVAVAGRLDPLGANASSFSRRSSARSYRQIMDDPDLEGDGLVPISSALLRDARWIELADTAHGGLFGQSWYGSTDRIVRWWSLLGD
- a CDS encoding molecular chaperone DnaJ — translated: MACFGDQLVQESKGFGGEASSAKRKASKKRKPGTSNHRRDQCPMGRDPGLEAIQARQCLGLPLTGRLTVAQVKRAHKLLAVQHHPDKGGEPDVMTRFNTARDVLLEPEMEMLAA
- a CDS encoding adenylosuccinate lyase, which encodes MTAPVAGLFWTPYADWIYTVVSLSGLMLITLLVLGRSSRS